A genomic stretch from Marinimicrobium sp. C6131 includes:
- a CDS encoding site-specific integrase, whose amino-acid sequence MSSIDHYIHAATRANTRRAYQAAVQHFEAEWGGFLPATADSVARYLVDHARTHSLNTLRQRLAGLAAWHLEQGFSDPTKAPHVKKVLKGIAELHPVPEKRARPIQLVQLTAIIAHLDQQIAQHESHALPLQPLRNKALMLMGFWRAFRSDELARLDVEHIQAEPSSGMEIYLPRTKGDRSGQGRYFKAPALKQLCPVEAYLDWINAAQIEQGPVFRGVNRWGRLADEALHPNSIIGIVRSCCQNAGIEGSDAFSSHSLRRGFANWANDQCWDTKSLMEYVGWRDVHSAMRYIDAPDPFARLRIGHVPNEAEASGGPSNSPDTK is encoded by the coding sequence ATGAGTAGCATTGACCACTACATACACGCAGCCACCCGCGCCAACACCCGCAGAGCGTATCAAGCCGCTGTCCAGCACTTTGAGGCCGAATGGGGCGGCTTCCTGCCGGCCACGGCCGATAGTGTTGCACGTTACTTGGTTGATCATGCCCGCACTCACTCGCTAAACACCCTGCGCCAGCGGCTCGCGGGTCTGGCGGCTTGGCATCTTGAGCAAGGGTTCTCCGATCCCACCAAGGCACCCCACGTCAAAAAGGTACTAAAAGGCATTGCCGAGCTGCACCCGGTCCCAGAAAAGCGGGCCCGGCCCATCCAGTTAGTGCAGCTGACGGCCATCATAGCCCACCTTGATCAGCAGATTGCCCAACACGAATCGCACGCATTGCCACTGCAGCCGCTTCGCAATAAAGCGCTCATGCTGATGGGTTTCTGGCGGGCCTTTCGGAGCGATGAATTGGCACGGCTTGATGTGGAGCATATCCAGGCGGAGCCTAGCTCAGGCATGGAGATTTATCTACCCCGCACCAAAGGTGACCGCTCGGGGCAAGGGCGTTACTTCAAAGCGCCAGCGCTGAAGCAGCTGTGCCCCGTAGAGGCTTACTTGGACTGGATCAACGCGGCGCAAATCGAGCAGGGGCCGGTCTTTCGGGGAGTTAATCGCTGGGGCCGGCTTGCGGATGAAGCTCTGCACCCGAACAGTATCATCGGCATCGTCAGATCCTGTTGCCAAAACGCCGGCATAGAGGGTTCAGACGCTTTCAGCAGCCATTCCCTGCGCCGAGGCTTTGCGAACTGGGCCAATGACCAGTGCTGGGACACGAAGTCTTTGATGGAGTATGTGGGATGGAGAGACGTTCATTCCGCAATGCGCTACATCGATGCACCTGATCCGTTCGCCCGCCTTCGGATTGGACACGTGCCGAACGAAGCCGAGGCTTCCGGTGGTCCCTCAAACTCACCTGATACAAAATAA
- a CDS encoding Tn3 family transposase codes for MVAIYHTAYPRLKKDLSPHELGDVYTPTDTELRFAQRHCKRTSASYLGLLVQLKLVQRLGRFATLGEVPDVILNHIRAHSRSRTSRKELQTYFASGAKIRHVKFIRQYLKIRPFDSETTGVLVRGWALEAAATKEALADIINVTLEYLVKEKYELPAFSALDRLCQSARREVNNRYYDQLCGYLTAGGRQLIGQMLRSAGGASGFGWNTLKNEPKRPTPRNIQTYITYLEWLTSLQNSLPVDLGLPPVKHRQFINEAKALDHAELMKLKASKRTALMIVLIRHQYAQTLDKAAEIVIKLLQKMDRTAEKKLEEYLAHHQKQTDRLIAILSGTVQIYLDKPETVTAFDPVLGKDSELILQMCEQYMAYAGNNYLPFMVPLYKKQRATLFRTIEILNLASATEDKDLLKAFRFILKHKKRRTETLCILSDPDSPSSKNVLNIRWIRDKWWKLVTGKSTKSATVTHVNKLCFELCVFERIAEELSTGDLFIPYSETFDDYREQMITWEEYEAGLGPYCEQVGLVAGAPAFTQALKSAMTNSCQKADQRFPDDELVRIENGKLVIGKAKTDDPPPEIEAISALLKDRLEKINLLDLAITVEKWLNLNHQFGPLSGFDSRIDDPFLRFVLTLFCYGTNIGPTETARSVKGISRKQIAWISLKRTTEERLDKAIAKVNNAYKKYGLIECWGSGNSVSADGKLWDLYEDNLLSEYHLRYGSYGGIAYYHVSDTYIALFSRFIPCGVYEAIYILDGLLNDKSDFNPDTVHGDTQAQSTPVFGLASLLGIKLMPRIRNIKDLTFYKSDRGLVLQHIQSLFSDPIRWELIQTHYPDMMRTAMSVKTGKITASTILRRFGTKNRKNKLYFAFRELGRVVRTMFLLDYVTDLDLRRTIQAATCKSEEFNEFARWLFFANGGKISANLRHEQSKIVKYNHLLANVAILYNVNAMTEVFNQLKAEGHSITREHMASFSPYHAEHLGRLGSFEIDLSKKFKPMAFELEIE; via the coding sequence ATGGTAGCCATCTACCACACCGCGTACCCGCGCCTTAAGAAGGACCTTTCGCCGCACGAGCTCGGCGATGTTTACACGCCGACAGATACAGAGCTTCGCTTCGCCCAACGTCACTGTAAACGTACCAGCGCCTCGTATCTCGGATTACTGGTGCAGCTGAAACTGGTTCAAAGGCTGGGGCGCTTTGCCACACTGGGCGAGGTGCCAGACGTTATCCTCAACCACATCAGAGCTCACAGTCGTTCCCGAACATCTCGTAAGGAACTGCAGACCTATTTCGCCTCGGGCGCGAAAATTCGGCACGTCAAATTCATTCGCCAGTACCTGAAGATTCGACCTTTCGATAGCGAAACAACGGGTGTTCTGGTGCGGGGCTGGGCGCTGGAGGCGGCCGCCACCAAAGAGGCATTGGCCGATATCATCAATGTCACCCTGGAGTACCTGGTCAAGGAGAAGTACGAGCTGCCCGCTTTTAGCGCTCTCGACCGACTATGCCAATCGGCGCGCCGAGAAGTCAATAACAGGTACTATGATCAACTCTGCGGCTATCTGACGGCCGGAGGTCGCCAGCTCATCGGGCAAATGCTCCGATCTGCCGGTGGAGCGAGTGGTTTTGGCTGGAACACCCTGAAAAACGAGCCCAAACGGCCTACGCCTCGAAATATTCAGACTTACATCACCTATCTGGAATGGCTGACGTCCCTGCAAAATAGCTTACCCGTGGATCTGGGGTTGCCGCCTGTCAAACACCGGCAATTCATCAACGAAGCCAAGGCTCTCGACCACGCTGAGCTGATGAAACTCAAGGCGAGCAAACGCACGGCACTGATGATCGTGCTGATTCGTCATCAGTATGCCCAAACCCTGGACAAGGCCGCTGAGATCGTCATCAAGCTCCTTCAGAAGATGGATCGCACGGCGGAAAAGAAGCTGGAGGAGTATCTGGCTCATCACCAAAAGCAGACGGACCGGCTCATAGCTATACTGTCCGGTACCGTCCAAATATATCTGGACAAGCCGGAAACAGTAACCGCGTTTGATCCTGTGTTGGGCAAGGACAGCGAGCTGATCTTACAAATGTGCGAACAGTACATGGCCTATGCTGGCAACAACTACCTGCCCTTCATGGTGCCGCTGTACAAAAAGCAGCGAGCCACGTTGTTCCGTACGATCGAGATACTAAACCTCGCGTCGGCCACCGAAGATAAAGATCTCCTTAAGGCTTTCCGATTTATCCTCAAGCACAAAAAGCGCCGCACTGAAACCCTGTGCATTCTAAGTGACCCCGATTCACCCTCAAGTAAGAACGTGCTGAACATCCGGTGGATTCGAGATAAATGGTGGAAGCTGGTAACCGGCAAGTCCACGAAGTCTGCAACTGTTACCCATGTCAATAAACTGTGCTTCGAACTATGCGTATTCGAGCGAATCGCGGAGGAACTGAGCACGGGTGACTTGTTCATCCCTTACAGCGAAACCTTCGACGACTATCGCGAGCAAATGATCACTTGGGAAGAGTACGAGGCCGGGTTAGGACCGTACTGCGAGCAGGTAGGCCTGGTCGCCGGGGCTCCCGCCTTCACACAGGCATTGAAAAGCGCCATGACAAACTCTTGTCAGAAAGCGGATCAGCGTTTTCCGGATGACGAACTGGTTCGTATTGAAAATGGGAAGCTTGTTATTGGTAAAGCCAAAACCGATGATCCGCCGCCCGAAATTGAAGCCATTTCTGCCTTGCTTAAAGATCGCCTGGAGAAGATTAACCTGCTTGATCTGGCCATCACCGTGGAGAAATGGCTTAATTTGAATCACCAATTCGGACCGCTATCCGGCTTTGATTCACGTATCGACGACCCTTTTCTACGCTTTGTACTGACGTTGTTCTGCTACGGAACCAACATCGGACCGACAGAAACGGCCCGGTCAGTGAAAGGCATATCCCGCAAACAGATCGCCTGGATCAGTCTCAAAAGGACGACCGAAGAGCGCCTTGATAAGGCCATCGCCAAGGTCAACAACGCTTACAAGAAGTACGGCCTAATTGAGTGTTGGGGCTCAGGCAACAGCGTTTCTGCTGATGGCAAGCTTTGGGACCTGTACGAGGACAATCTGCTGTCTGAATACCATCTGCGATACGGCAGTTACGGGGGTATCGCTTACTACCATGTCTCCGATACCTATATTGCATTGTTCAGCCGGTTCATTCCGTGCGGTGTTTACGAGGCCATCTACATTCTCGATGGTCTCTTGAACGACAAATCCGACTTCAATCCGGATACCGTGCACGGCGACACTCAGGCGCAGTCAACGCCGGTGTTCGGGTTGGCCTCCCTGCTGGGCATTAAACTGATGCCTCGCATCCGCAACATCAAAGACCTAACGTTCTACAAGTCAGACAGGGGACTGGTGTTACAGCATATCCAATCGCTATTCAGCGATCCCATTCGGTGGGAGCTCATTCAGACGCATTACCCCGATATGATGAGGACCGCCATGTCGGTAAAAACGGGCAAGATCACCGCGTCGACCATTCTCAGGCGATTTGGCACCAAAAACCGCAAGAATAAGCTGTACTTTGCATTTCGGGAACTGGGAAGGGTCGTCAGAACCATGTTTTTGCTGGACTATGTTACCGACCTTGACCTGCGGAGGACGATTCAGGCCGCCACATGTAAGAGTGAAGAGTTCAACGAATTTGCGCGCTGGTTGTTTTTTGCCAACGGTGGGAAGATCAGCGCAAACCTCAGGCATGAGCAGAGCAAGATCGTGAAATACAATCACTTACTTGCCAATGTTGCGATTCTTTACAACGTGAATGCAATGACGGAGGTCTTTAACCAATTGAAGGCAGAAGGGCACAGCATTACCCGAGAGCACATGGCCAGCTTCTCGCCATACCACGCAGAGCACCTTGGTAGACTGGGCAGCTTCGAAATTGATTTGTCCAAGAAATTTAAACCAATGGCTTTCGAGCTGGAGATCGAATAA
- a CDS encoding PIN domain-containing protein, which produces MIAIDTNVLLRYLLQDDKTQSQKAASLITGSVPVLVTDVVLVEAMWVLAGKRYGLNREAIAGVLSALFEEPNIVFEDGQTVWRALSDYKNARPVKVGGKKKSADFPDALIVNKAMRQAREWHQALEGVYTFDVAALEIPGTLSP; this is translated from the coding sequence ATGATTGCGATCGACACCAATGTGCTTCTTCGGTACCTGCTGCAGGACGATAAGACTCAATCACAAAAGGCCGCGTCATTGATCACAGGTTCTGTGCCCGTGCTGGTGACGGATGTCGTACTGGTAGAGGCAATGTGGGTTCTAGCCGGCAAGCGTTATGGATTGAATCGTGAGGCGATAGCGGGCGTTCTTAGCGCGCTATTTGAAGAGCCGAACATTGTCTTTGAAGATGGCCAGACCGTCTGGCGAGCGCTGAGTGACTATAAAAATGCGCGGCCGGTGAAAGTCGGCGGCAAGAAAAAGAGCGCTGACTTTCCCGATGCGCTGATCGTGAATAAAGCCATGCGCCAAGCACGCGAGTGGCATCAGGCGCTCGAGGGTGTCTACACCTTCGATGTCGCGGCTCTGGAAATACCAGGGACGCTGAGCCCATAG
- a CDS encoding YchJ family protein, with amino-acid sequence MSDHPICSCGSQAAYKECCGQYHSGTPAPTPETLMRSRFSAFVQNKADYLMATWHPSTRGPAGKTVKFSH; translated from the coding sequence ATGAGTGACCACCCGATTTGCTCCTGCGGGAGCCAGGCGGCCTATAAGGAGTGCTGCGGCCAGTACCATAGCGGAACGCCGGCGCCTACGCCGGAGACGCTGATGCGTTCCCGTTTCAGTGCCTTTGTGCAGAACAAAGCCGACTACCTTATGGCCACCTGGCACCCGTCAACACGAGGTCCGGCCGGTAAAACTGTAAAATTCAGCCACTAG